From the genome of Vigna angularis cultivar LongXiaoDou No.4 chromosome 11, ASM1680809v1, whole genome shotgun sequence, one region includes:
- the LOC108334170 gene encoding YTH domain-containing protein ECT2 isoform X1 codes for MAAQLKKSAADDMRKKLHGDSPGAELNTSNTVPSKGASSPSDARSCVSSIGDASGSVKDVDVDHEYLSTDQGGPYPAGGYYGYYYPGYGGFFGESDNQGYYVGADAMDLQYPVMQADNGSYVYLVPGFQTGYPSYFPIGTAGVEGQYNVYHPGSIFQHPIGSPGYLPASLSYGELPPSTYSWDSSLITQDGFQGHAYNDLAGKPNGRSNLSSQSHSGGVVSKSSPSSNSAEVKGSTPLLEVTSTHVKRNQPKQTNKAPVSVLHSPVSKFPTYNQGKSGFLYPNNLLSVKTNTKGWVSTDKLKNRNKVNDSFNEQNQGPRTANAKGALVSGGNPVRNLVLGGSGNVSSKIRTDQYNLPDFPTKYDHALFFVIKSYSEDDIHKSIKYNVWASTPNGNKRLDGAYQEAQKRMEEKGCKCPVFLFFSVNASGQFCGVAEMTGRVDFNKSMDFWQQDKWNGYFPVKWHIIKDVPNPQLRHIILENNDHKPVTNSRDTQEVSFPQGVEILNIFKNYVARTSILDDFEFYESRQKVLQEKKTRQSISHTSIQHIDELTTSLGSVELSSSSSSVKNMEDPKVVEKVKD; via the exons ATGGCTGCTCAATTGAAAAAGT CAGCTGCAGATGACATGAGGAAGAAGCTTCATGGTGATTCTCCAGGGGCTGAACTCAATACTTCCAATACG GTTCCCTCGAAGGGTGCAAGTTCCCCATCTGATGCAAGATCATGTGTATCATCGATAGGAGATGCTTCAGGTAGTGTTAAGGATGTTGATGTGGATCATGAGTACTTGTCCACAGATCAGGGTGGTCCTTATCCTGCTGGTGGCTATTATGGCTACTACTATCCAG GTTATGGTGGTTTCTTTGGAGAGTCAGACAACCAAGGGTACTATGTTGGTGCAGATGCCATGGATCTTCAATACCCT GTCATGCAAGCAGATAATGGATCTTATGTCTATCTCGTGCCAGGATTTCAGACTGGCTACCCTTCATACTTTCCTATAGGTACAGCTGGTGTTGAAGGACAGTATAATGTCTACCACCCTGGATCCATCTTTCAACACCCAATTGGATCACCTGGTTATTTACCAGCCTCTCTATCCTATGGAGAATTACCACCATCAACATACTCATGGGATTCTTCCCTGATCACACAAGATGGGTTTCAAGGACATGCTTATAATGATCTGGCTGGTAAACCAAATGGTAGATCTAATTTGTCTTCCCAGAGTCATTCTGGTGGTGTTGTATCAAAGTCTTCACCCTCATCTAACTCGGCAGAAGTGAAGGGTTCAACACCATTATTGGAGGTCACATCAACTCATGTTAAGAGAAACcagccaaaacaaacaaacaaa GCACCAGTTTCAGTCCTCCATTCACCTGTTTCCAAGTTTCCCACATACAATCAAGGAAAGAGTGGATTTCTCTATCCAAACAACTTGCTTAGTGTGAAAACCAATACAAAGGGCTGGGTTAGTACTGATAAGTTGAAAAACAGAAACAAGGTCAATGATTCATTTAATGAGCAGAATCAAGGTCCTAGAACAGCTAATGCAAAAGGTGCATTAGTGTCTGGAGGTAACCCTGTGAGAAACTTGGTCCTAGGTGGGAGTGGAAATGTTAGCAGTAAAATCAGGACAGATCAATACAACCTTCCTGATTTTCCAACCAAATATGACCATGCACTTTTCTTTGTCATCAAATCATACAGTGAAGATGATATCCACAAGAGCATCAAATACAACGTTTGGGCAAGTACTCCTAATGGGAACAAGAGGCTGGATGGTGCATATCAGGAGGCACAGAAGAGAATGGAAGAGAAAGGATGCAAGTGCCCtgtcttccttttcttttcg GTCAATGCTAGTGGTCAATTTTGTGGAGTAGCTGAGATGACTGGTCGGGTTGATTTCAACAAAAGTATGGATTTCTGGCAACAAGATAAATGGAATGGATACTTTCCTGTGAAATGGCACATTATAAAGGATGTTCCAAATCCTCAACTACGGCACATAATACTTGAGAATAATGATCACAAGCCCGTCACAAATAGTAGAGACACACAAGAG gtGAGTTTTCCCCAAGGTGTTGAAATACTCAACATTTTCAAGAACTATGTGGCAAGAACTTCCATATTGGATGACTTTGAGTTTTACGAAAGTCGCCAGAAGGTCTTGCAGGAGAAGAAAACAAGGCAATCTATTTCCCATACCAGTATACAG CATATAGATGAATTAACCACATCACTAGGGTCAGTAGAgctatcatcatcatcatcatctgtGAAGAACATGGAGGATCCTAAGGTAGTTGAGAAAGTGAAGGACTGA
- the LOC108334170 gene encoding YTH domain-containing protein ECT2 isoform X2, with protein sequence MAAQLKKSADDMRKKLHGDSPGAELNTSNTVPSKGASSPSDARSCVSSIGDASGSVKDVDVDHEYLSTDQGGPYPAGGYYGYYYPGYGGFFGESDNQGYYVGADAMDLQYPVMQADNGSYVYLVPGFQTGYPSYFPIGTAGVEGQYNVYHPGSIFQHPIGSPGYLPASLSYGELPPSTYSWDSSLITQDGFQGHAYNDLAGKPNGRSNLSSQSHSGGVVSKSSPSSNSAEVKGSTPLLEVTSTHVKRNQPKQTNKAPVSVLHSPVSKFPTYNQGKSGFLYPNNLLSVKTNTKGWVSTDKLKNRNKVNDSFNEQNQGPRTANAKGALVSGGNPVRNLVLGGSGNVSSKIRTDQYNLPDFPTKYDHALFFVIKSYSEDDIHKSIKYNVWASTPNGNKRLDGAYQEAQKRMEEKGCKCPVFLFFSVNASGQFCGVAEMTGRVDFNKSMDFWQQDKWNGYFPVKWHIIKDVPNPQLRHIILENNDHKPVTNSRDTQEVSFPQGVEILNIFKNYVARTSILDDFEFYESRQKVLQEKKTRQSISHTSIQHIDELTTSLGSVELSSSSSSVKNMEDPKVVEKVKD encoded by the exons ATGGCTGCTCAATTGAAAAAGT CTGCAGATGACATGAGGAAGAAGCTTCATGGTGATTCTCCAGGGGCTGAACTCAATACTTCCAATACG GTTCCCTCGAAGGGTGCAAGTTCCCCATCTGATGCAAGATCATGTGTATCATCGATAGGAGATGCTTCAGGTAGTGTTAAGGATGTTGATGTGGATCATGAGTACTTGTCCACAGATCAGGGTGGTCCTTATCCTGCTGGTGGCTATTATGGCTACTACTATCCAG GTTATGGTGGTTTCTTTGGAGAGTCAGACAACCAAGGGTACTATGTTGGTGCAGATGCCATGGATCTTCAATACCCT GTCATGCAAGCAGATAATGGATCTTATGTCTATCTCGTGCCAGGATTTCAGACTGGCTACCCTTCATACTTTCCTATAGGTACAGCTGGTGTTGAAGGACAGTATAATGTCTACCACCCTGGATCCATCTTTCAACACCCAATTGGATCACCTGGTTATTTACCAGCCTCTCTATCCTATGGAGAATTACCACCATCAACATACTCATGGGATTCTTCCCTGATCACACAAGATGGGTTTCAAGGACATGCTTATAATGATCTGGCTGGTAAACCAAATGGTAGATCTAATTTGTCTTCCCAGAGTCATTCTGGTGGTGTTGTATCAAAGTCTTCACCCTCATCTAACTCGGCAGAAGTGAAGGGTTCAACACCATTATTGGAGGTCACATCAACTCATGTTAAGAGAAACcagccaaaacaaacaaacaaa GCACCAGTTTCAGTCCTCCATTCACCTGTTTCCAAGTTTCCCACATACAATCAAGGAAAGAGTGGATTTCTCTATCCAAACAACTTGCTTAGTGTGAAAACCAATACAAAGGGCTGGGTTAGTACTGATAAGTTGAAAAACAGAAACAAGGTCAATGATTCATTTAATGAGCAGAATCAAGGTCCTAGAACAGCTAATGCAAAAGGTGCATTAGTGTCTGGAGGTAACCCTGTGAGAAACTTGGTCCTAGGTGGGAGTGGAAATGTTAGCAGTAAAATCAGGACAGATCAATACAACCTTCCTGATTTTCCAACCAAATATGACCATGCACTTTTCTTTGTCATCAAATCATACAGTGAAGATGATATCCACAAGAGCATCAAATACAACGTTTGGGCAAGTACTCCTAATGGGAACAAGAGGCTGGATGGTGCATATCAGGAGGCACAGAAGAGAATGGAAGAGAAAGGATGCAAGTGCCCtgtcttccttttcttttcg GTCAATGCTAGTGGTCAATTTTGTGGAGTAGCTGAGATGACTGGTCGGGTTGATTTCAACAAAAGTATGGATTTCTGGCAACAAGATAAATGGAATGGATACTTTCCTGTGAAATGGCACATTATAAAGGATGTTCCAAATCCTCAACTACGGCACATAATACTTGAGAATAATGATCACAAGCCCGTCACAAATAGTAGAGACACACAAGAG gtGAGTTTTCCCCAAGGTGTTGAAATACTCAACATTTTCAAGAACTATGTGGCAAGAACTTCCATATTGGATGACTTTGAGTTTTACGAAAGTCGCCAGAAGGTCTTGCAGGAGAAGAAAACAAGGCAATCTATTTCCCATACCAGTATACAG CATATAGATGAATTAACCACATCACTAGGGTCAGTAGAgctatcatcatcatcatcatctgtGAAGAACATGGAGGATCCTAAGGTAGTTGAGAAAGTGAAGGACTGA
- the LOC108334170 gene encoding YTH domain-containing protein ECT2 isoform X3, with product MAAQLKKYDMRKKLHGDSPGAELNTSNTVPSKGASSPSDARSCVSSIGDASGSVKDVDVDHEYLSTDQGGPYPAGGYYGYYYPGYGGFFGESDNQGYYVGADAMDLQYPVMQADNGSYVYLVPGFQTGYPSYFPIGTAGVEGQYNVYHPGSIFQHPIGSPGYLPASLSYGELPPSTYSWDSSLITQDGFQGHAYNDLAGKPNGRSNLSSQSHSGGVVSKSSPSSNSAEVKGSTPLLEVTSTHVKRNQPKQTNKAPVSVLHSPVSKFPTYNQGKSGFLYPNNLLSVKTNTKGWVSTDKLKNRNKVNDSFNEQNQGPRTANAKGALVSGGNPVRNLVLGGSGNVSSKIRTDQYNLPDFPTKYDHALFFVIKSYSEDDIHKSIKYNVWASTPNGNKRLDGAYQEAQKRMEEKGCKCPVFLFFSVNASGQFCGVAEMTGRVDFNKSMDFWQQDKWNGYFPVKWHIIKDVPNPQLRHIILENNDHKPVTNSRDTQEVSFPQGVEILNIFKNYVARTSILDDFEFYESRQKVLQEKKTRQSISHTSIQHIDELTTSLGSVELSSSSSSVKNMEDPKVVEKVKD from the exons ATGGCTGCTCAATTGAAAAAGT ATGACATGAGGAAGAAGCTTCATGGTGATTCTCCAGGGGCTGAACTCAATACTTCCAATACG GTTCCCTCGAAGGGTGCAAGTTCCCCATCTGATGCAAGATCATGTGTATCATCGATAGGAGATGCTTCAGGTAGTGTTAAGGATGTTGATGTGGATCATGAGTACTTGTCCACAGATCAGGGTGGTCCTTATCCTGCTGGTGGCTATTATGGCTACTACTATCCAG GTTATGGTGGTTTCTTTGGAGAGTCAGACAACCAAGGGTACTATGTTGGTGCAGATGCCATGGATCTTCAATACCCT GTCATGCAAGCAGATAATGGATCTTATGTCTATCTCGTGCCAGGATTTCAGACTGGCTACCCTTCATACTTTCCTATAGGTACAGCTGGTGTTGAAGGACAGTATAATGTCTACCACCCTGGATCCATCTTTCAACACCCAATTGGATCACCTGGTTATTTACCAGCCTCTCTATCCTATGGAGAATTACCACCATCAACATACTCATGGGATTCTTCCCTGATCACACAAGATGGGTTTCAAGGACATGCTTATAATGATCTGGCTGGTAAACCAAATGGTAGATCTAATTTGTCTTCCCAGAGTCATTCTGGTGGTGTTGTATCAAAGTCTTCACCCTCATCTAACTCGGCAGAAGTGAAGGGTTCAACACCATTATTGGAGGTCACATCAACTCATGTTAAGAGAAACcagccaaaacaaacaaacaaa GCACCAGTTTCAGTCCTCCATTCACCTGTTTCCAAGTTTCCCACATACAATCAAGGAAAGAGTGGATTTCTCTATCCAAACAACTTGCTTAGTGTGAAAACCAATACAAAGGGCTGGGTTAGTACTGATAAGTTGAAAAACAGAAACAAGGTCAATGATTCATTTAATGAGCAGAATCAAGGTCCTAGAACAGCTAATGCAAAAGGTGCATTAGTGTCTGGAGGTAACCCTGTGAGAAACTTGGTCCTAGGTGGGAGTGGAAATGTTAGCAGTAAAATCAGGACAGATCAATACAACCTTCCTGATTTTCCAACCAAATATGACCATGCACTTTTCTTTGTCATCAAATCATACAGTGAAGATGATATCCACAAGAGCATCAAATACAACGTTTGGGCAAGTACTCCTAATGGGAACAAGAGGCTGGATGGTGCATATCAGGAGGCACAGAAGAGAATGGAAGAGAAAGGATGCAAGTGCCCtgtcttccttttcttttcg GTCAATGCTAGTGGTCAATTTTGTGGAGTAGCTGAGATGACTGGTCGGGTTGATTTCAACAAAAGTATGGATTTCTGGCAACAAGATAAATGGAATGGATACTTTCCTGTGAAATGGCACATTATAAAGGATGTTCCAAATCCTCAACTACGGCACATAATACTTGAGAATAATGATCACAAGCCCGTCACAAATAGTAGAGACACACAAGAG gtGAGTTTTCCCCAAGGTGTTGAAATACTCAACATTTTCAAGAACTATGTGGCAAGAACTTCCATATTGGATGACTTTGAGTTTTACGAAAGTCGCCAGAAGGTCTTGCAGGAGAAGAAAACAAGGCAATCTATTTCCCATACCAGTATACAG CATATAGATGAATTAACCACATCACTAGGGTCAGTAGAgctatcatcatcatcatcatctgtGAAGAACATGGAGGATCCTAAGGTAGTTGAGAAAGTGAAGGACTGA
- the LOC108332631 gene encoding F-box protein PP2-A15-like: MTIPKDSPTVIKVGHYRRLLPFGNTHTIYRRLLALGICIYLIKSEFGISLVHFPNAFWESFSQIFTPVPAPPPLFLGFPSSIHRNRTSMHHRHQRPPEICNLARLNRAFRGAASSDSVWEAKLPRNYQDLLDLFPPERHRNLSKKDIFALLSRPLPFDDGHKVGGALQEVWLDRVTGRVCMSISARAMAITGIDDRRYWNWIPTEESRLDLLVFKAVSRERRRIH; encoded by the exons ATGACAATACCGAAGGATTCCCCGACGGTCATTAAAGTtggtcattaccgaaggcttttgcccttcggtaatacACACacgatttaccgaaggcttttggccctcggtataTGCATTTACTTGATAAAATCTgaatttgggatttccctcGTCCATTTTCCAAATGCTTTTTGGGAAAGCTTCTCCCAAATTTTCACTCCCGTCCCCGCGCCACCGCCACTCTTCCTGGGATTTCCCTCTTCCATTCACAGGAACCGGACGTCCATGCACCACCGCCACCAGCGCCCACCGGAGATTTGTAACCTCGCTCGCCTTAACCGCGCGTTTCGCGGCGCCGCCTCCTCGGACTCAGTCTGGGAGGCCAAGCTGCCACGCAACTACCAGGATCTGTTGGATCTGTTCCCGCCGGAGCGCCACCGGAATCTCTCGAAGAAGGACATTTTCGCGCTCCTCTCACGGCCCCTGCCCTTCGACGATGGCCACAAGGTGGGTGGTGCTCTCCAG GAAGTGTGGCTGGACAGAGTCACGGGAAGGGTTTGCATGTCGATTTCGGCGAGGGCGATGGCGATTACTGGAATTGATGACCGGAGATATTGGAATTGGATTCCTACTGAAGAATCTAGGTTAGATTTACTTGTCTTTAAAGCTGTATCACGAGAAAGAAGAAGGATACACTGA
- the LOC108334170 gene encoding YTH domain-containing protein ECT2 isoform X4 encodes MDLQYPVMQADNGSYVYLVPGFQTGYPSYFPIGTAGVEGQYNVYHPGSIFQHPIGSPGYLPASLSYGELPPSTYSWDSSLITQDGFQGHAYNDLAGKPNGRSNLSSQSHSGGVVSKSSPSSNSAEVKGSTPLLEVTSTHVKRNQPKQTNKAPVSVLHSPVSKFPTYNQGKSGFLYPNNLLSVKTNTKGWVSTDKLKNRNKVNDSFNEQNQGPRTANAKGALVSGGNPVRNLVLGGSGNVSSKIRTDQYNLPDFPTKYDHALFFVIKSYSEDDIHKSIKYNVWASTPNGNKRLDGAYQEAQKRMEEKGCKCPVFLFFSVNASGQFCGVAEMTGRVDFNKSMDFWQQDKWNGYFPVKWHIIKDVPNPQLRHIILENNDHKPVTNSRDTQEVSFPQGVEILNIFKNYVARTSILDDFEFYESRQKVLQEKKTRQSISHTSIQHIDELTTSLGSVELSSSSSSVKNMEDPKVVEKVKD; translated from the exons ATGGATCTTCAATACCCT GTCATGCAAGCAGATAATGGATCTTATGTCTATCTCGTGCCAGGATTTCAGACTGGCTACCCTTCATACTTTCCTATAGGTACAGCTGGTGTTGAAGGACAGTATAATGTCTACCACCCTGGATCCATCTTTCAACACCCAATTGGATCACCTGGTTATTTACCAGCCTCTCTATCCTATGGAGAATTACCACCATCAACATACTCATGGGATTCTTCCCTGATCACACAAGATGGGTTTCAAGGACATGCTTATAATGATCTGGCTGGTAAACCAAATGGTAGATCTAATTTGTCTTCCCAGAGTCATTCTGGTGGTGTTGTATCAAAGTCTTCACCCTCATCTAACTCGGCAGAAGTGAAGGGTTCAACACCATTATTGGAGGTCACATCAACTCATGTTAAGAGAAACcagccaaaacaaacaaacaaa GCACCAGTTTCAGTCCTCCATTCACCTGTTTCCAAGTTTCCCACATACAATCAAGGAAAGAGTGGATTTCTCTATCCAAACAACTTGCTTAGTGTGAAAACCAATACAAAGGGCTGGGTTAGTACTGATAAGTTGAAAAACAGAAACAAGGTCAATGATTCATTTAATGAGCAGAATCAAGGTCCTAGAACAGCTAATGCAAAAGGTGCATTAGTGTCTGGAGGTAACCCTGTGAGAAACTTGGTCCTAGGTGGGAGTGGAAATGTTAGCAGTAAAATCAGGACAGATCAATACAACCTTCCTGATTTTCCAACCAAATATGACCATGCACTTTTCTTTGTCATCAAATCATACAGTGAAGATGATATCCACAAGAGCATCAAATACAACGTTTGGGCAAGTACTCCTAATGGGAACAAGAGGCTGGATGGTGCATATCAGGAGGCACAGAAGAGAATGGAAGAGAAAGGATGCAAGTGCCCtgtcttccttttcttttcg GTCAATGCTAGTGGTCAATTTTGTGGAGTAGCTGAGATGACTGGTCGGGTTGATTTCAACAAAAGTATGGATTTCTGGCAACAAGATAAATGGAATGGATACTTTCCTGTGAAATGGCACATTATAAAGGATGTTCCAAATCCTCAACTACGGCACATAATACTTGAGAATAATGATCACAAGCCCGTCACAAATAGTAGAGACACACAAGAG gtGAGTTTTCCCCAAGGTGTTGAAATACTCAACATTTTCAAGAACTATGTGGCAAGAACTTCCATATTGGATGACTTTGAGTTTTACGAAAGTCGCCAGAAGGTCTTGCAGGAGAAGAAAACAAGGCAATCTATTTCCCATACCAGTATACAG CATATAGATGAATTAACCACATCACTAGGGTCAGTAGAgctatcatcatcatcatcatctgtGAAGAACATGGAGGATCCTAAGGTAGTTGAGAAAGTGAAGGACTGA